A window of Zingiber officinale cultivar Zhangliang chromosome 5A, Zo_v1.1, whole genome shotgun sequence contains these coding sequences:
- the LOC121982404 gene encoding transmembrane 9 superfamily member 12-like: MRSSCFIYVALLISLLKLAPSSSFYLPGSYMHTYPQGQTISPKVNSLTSFETEIPFDYYSLPYCPPEGGIKKSAENLGELLMGDRIDNSPYQFRVNVNESLYLCTTNPLSEEEVKLLKQRTHDLYQVNMILDNLPVRRSTEQNGVTFYWTGFPVGYTPLRSNEDYIINHLKFTVFYHEYEGGGVGIIDTGEEGMGVITETEKNTMSGFEIVGFEVVPCSVKRNLAAMSKLKMYSKVDPVNCPLEPDKSQVIREKERISFTYEVVFVKSDIRWPSRWDAYLKMEGAKVHWFSIMNSLMVIVFLAGIVFVIFLRTVRRDLTRYEELDKESQAQMNEELSGWKLVVGDVFREPNFSKLLCVMVGDGVQITGMAVVTIVFAALGFMSPASRGMLLTGMIVLYQFLGIVSGYVGVRLWRTIKGGSEGWRSVSWSISCFFPGIAFLVLCILNFMLWGSKSTGALPISLFFTLLSLWFCISVPLTLLGGFLGTRAEHIQLPARTNQIPREIPARKYPSWLLVVGAGTLPFGTLFIELFFILSSIWLGRFYYVFGFLLVVLLLLVIVCAEVSVILTYMHLCVEDWQWWWKAFFASGSVAVYVFLYSINYLVFQLRSLSGPVSAMLYLGYSLIMALAIMLSTGAIGFLVSFYFVHYLFSSVKID; this comes from the coding sequence ATGAGGTCTTCCTGCTTCATCTATGTCGCTTTGTTGATCTCGCTTCTGAAACTAGCTCCGAGCAGTTCATTCTACCTCCCCGGAAGCTACATGCATACGTATCCTCAAGGACAAACTATATCGCCCAAAGTGAATTCTCTCACTTCGTTTGAGACTGAGATCCCTTTTGACTACTACAGCCTCCCCTACTGCCCACCCGAGGGAGGGATCAAGAAGAGCGCAGAGAATTTAGGTGAGCTTCTCATGGGCGATCGGATCGACAACTCCCCTTACCAATTCCGTGTCAATGTCAATGAATCCCTTTACCTCTGCACTACAAATCCGTTGAGTGAAGAGGAGGTGAAGCTTCTGAAGCAGCGGACGCACGATCTGTATCAGGTGAACATGATTCTTGACAACCTTCCTGTCAGGAGATCTACTGAGCAGAATGGTGTCACCTTCTACTGGACCGGGTTTCCAGTGGGTTACACACCTCTTCGAAGCAATGAAGACTACATCATCAATCACTTGAAATTTACTGTCTTTTACCATGAGTATGAAGGCGGCGGTGTCGGGATAATTGACACCGGAGAAGAAGGGATGGGGGTGATTACAGAGACTGAAAAAAATACCATGTCTGGATTTGAGATTGTAGGGTTTGAAGTTGTTCCGTGCAGTGTAAAGCGCAACCTGGCTGCCATGTCGAAGCTTAAAATGTACAGCAAAGTTGATCCTGTGAATTGCCCATTGGAACCCGACAAGTCTCAAGTTATTCGAGAGAAAGAACGGATCTCATTCACCTACGAAGTTGTGTTTGTGAAAAGCGATATCAGATGGCCCTCAAGGTGGGATGCATATCTCAAGATGGAAGGTGCCAAAGTCCATTGGTTCTCGATCATGAACTCATTGATGGTTATAGTCTTCTTAGCCGGGATAGTCTTTGTGATATTTTTGAGGACTGTAAGGAGAGACCTTACTAGATATGAAGAACTCGATAAAGAGTCTCAAGCACAAATGAACGAGGAGTTGTCCGGCTGGAAACTAGTCGTAGGCGATGTCTTTAGGGAGCCAAATTTCTCGAAGCTACTCTGTGTTATGGTCGGTGATGGAGTGCAAATTACAGGAATGGCAGTTGTGACAATTGTGTTTGCTGCTCTTGGGTTCATGTCTCCTGCTTCGCGAGGCATGCTCTTGACCGGCATGATTGTTCTTTATCAATTCCTCGGAATTGTTTCTGGATACGTTGGAGTCAGACTTTGGCGAACCATAAAAGGCGGTTCCGAAGGGTGGAGATCAGTCTCATGGTCGATTTCTTGTTTCTTTCCTGGGATAGCATTTCTTGTCCTCTGCATTCTAAACTTCATGCTGTGGGGGAGCAAGAGTACTGGAGCTCTACCGATATCATTGTTTTTCACTCTGTTATCTTTGTGGTTCTGCATCTCGGTGCCACTTACCCTTTTAGGAGGCTTCCTGGGCACTCGGGCGGAGCACATTCAGCTCCCTGCGCGAACAAATCAGATTCCGAGAGAGATTCCTGCTAGGAAGTATCCTTCATGGCTCCTTGTCGTCGGTGCCGGAACTCTACCCTTTGGCACCCTCTTCATTGAACTATTCTTCATCCTATCGAGTATCTGGCTCGGAAGGTTCTATTATGTATTTGGATTCCTGCTTGTAGTTCTCCTCTTGCTGGTCATAGTTTGTGCCGAGGTCTCGGTCATCCTAACTTACATGCATCTCTGCGTCGAGGATTGGCAGTGGTGGTGGAAAGCTTTCTTTGCTTCTGGATCGGTCGCCGTATATGTGTTCCTATACTCCATCAACTACTTGGTATTTCAGCTTAGAAGCTTAAGCGGGCCTGTTTCGGCAATGCTGTACCTTGGCTATTCACTGATCATGGCGCttgctatcatgttatctacGGGTGCCATCGGCTTCTTGGTCTCGTTCTACTTCGTTCACTACCTTTTCTCGTCCGTGAAGATCGACTAA
- the LOC121982405 gene encoding transcription factor MAMYB-like encodes MEFLEEERRPRFLFQAGRSAGVFAASAAIEEDPKLDKFHAAACLSASAALLFLAYLSLSGTQTLASLLLWAAFSLALGAFSPPSSTGGDCRVGRGDPLPDPEPAPDHSDLDDPKKRIQGRRARSKKPEDPPPPPLVPVVSAMAKIKDPILDNDSGSADHVKSEQNEEEKEWTVEDYELLKRQISKHPVGEPRRWERIAEAFRGQHGLDSVITTAKSLSEKRPASGDSYQQFLKQRKPVDKRVVAAELELPLQVGENGDSTKENGGGAEKWSSGEDIALLNALKTFPKDVSMRWEKVAAAVPGKSKVACMKRVAELKRNFRTSKVTDA; translated from the coding sequence ATGGAGTTCTTGGAGGAGGAGAGGCGGCCGCGATTCCTCTTCCAAGCCGGCCGAAGCGCCGGCGTATTCGCCGCCTCCGCGGCGATCGAAGAGGACCCAAAGTTGGATAAGTTTCACGCTGCCGCTTGCCTCTCCGCCTCGGctgccctcctcttccttgcctaCCTTTCCCTCTCCGGCACCCAGACCCTCGCTTCCCTCCTCTTATGGGCTGCCTTCTCCCTCGCCCTAGGCGCTTTCTCACCTCCCTCCTCCACCGGAGGTGACTGCCGCGTTGGTCGCGGAGATCCTCTCCCCGATCCCGAGCCCGCCCCTGATCACTCCGATCTTGACGATCCCAAGAAGCGGATCCAGGGCCGTCGCGCCAGATCCAAGAAGCCGGAagaccctcctcctcctcctctggttCCCGTCGTCTCGGCAATGGCGAAGATCAAAGATCCGATCTTAGACAATGACAGTGGATCAGCGGATCACGTCAAGTCGGAACAaaatgaagaagagaaagaatgGACCGTTGAGGACTATGAGCTTCTCAAGAGGCAGATCTCGAAGCACCCTGTCGGCGAACCACGGCGGTGGGAGAGGATCGCCGAAGCTTTCCGAGGCCAGCACGGGTTGGATAGCGTGATAACCACTGCAAAGTCATTATCGGAGAAGAGACCTGCGTCTGGGGATTCATATCAGCAGTTTCTGAAGCAGAGGAAGCCGGTGGATAAACGAGTGGTGGCAGCCGAGTTGGAGTTGCCACTTCAAGTTGGAGAGAACGGTGATTCCACCAAGGAGAATGGTGGAGGGGCGGAAAAATGGAGCTCGGGAGAGGACATTGCACTTCTTAATGCTCTCAAGACATTCCCCAAGGATGTGTCAATGAGGTGGGAGAAGGTTGCTGCAGCAGTACCAGGCAAATCGAAGGTAGCCTGCATGAAGAGGGTCGCGGAGTTGAAGAGAAACTTTCGAACCTCGAAAGTTACAGATGCGTGA